The Carassius carassius chromosome 9, fCarCar2.1, whole genome shotgun sequence genome includes a region encoding these proteins:
- the LOC132148886 gene encoding major facilitator superfamily domain-containing protein 6-like, which translates to MMKNGALQKSKQWNVRRAVWLAAVFHFLHSCGSSCLLPFLTLYFRHLGLSASMIGIIMASKHLLALVWRPLSSFLTRQYDKRRTVIVGSLLSSALVVLTLLLFPSTGIQAESGRCNTSQPHADPTTILEWTTDPSQSNTTVYSINQTSVSTEPPVEVTTLVSSNWSARGLRSLKKPRQEEDPHTEFLGSLKVMDAQHQMFFLVLIVMGVWEFMAAPLEWTADDGLYEYLDFVDATDHHNGVKVWKQLGAAFGNCAAGVLVTSLFCLAGTTVEFYSYTIFMILTVPTAALLPIYLRKRERPTSTGLKALQLVYGNSQAILCAVTVILMGMVNSAVSDFLLWHMQDCGATEIHMGISLALAHLSQASFAPIAGHLSRFLKYHGWLLVLAVVSLALQCLYYSFLWGPWAVIPAQLLAGFSTGALWWSISSQSEDIATPGTEKTIIKLFEVLSLELGATFGSLAAGFVVQKFGLRVLFQGTAVILALWSSAVALLKWKIPRQRRINYSRLLATDTEMSESESDQEKDWLETAMEDTMDNNKWTINKS; encoded by the coding sequence ATGATGAAGAATGGAGCATTGCAGAAGAGCAAGCAGTGGAATGTGAGGAGAGCTGTCTGGCTGGCGGCCGTCTTTCACTTCCTCCATTCCTGTGGCTCCAGTTGCCTCCTTCCCTTCCTGACCCTCTACTTCCGGCACTTGGGTCTCAGCGCCTCGATGATCGGAATCATCATGGCCTCCAAGCACCTGCTGGCCTTGGTGTGGCGCCCATTGTCTAGCTTCCTCACCAGGCAGTACGACAAACGGCGGACGGTCATAGTGGGCTCTCTGCTCAGCTCGGCACTGGTGGTCTTGACTCTTCTGCTCTTTCCGTCCACAGGAATCCAAGCTGAAAGTGGACGGTGTAACACTAGTCAACCCCATGCTGATCCTACCACCATTCTAGAGTGGACGACGGATCCATCGCAATCGAACACTACTGTTTACTCAATAAACCAAACATCTGTAAGTACCGAACCCCCTGTCGAAGTTACCACACTTGTAAGCTCCAACTGGTCAGCAAGAGGCCTGAGGTCTTTGAAGAAGCCTCGACAGGAAGAAGACCCTCACACAGAGTTCCTGGGAAGCCTGAAAGTTATGGATGCCCAGCATCAAATGTTCTTTCTAGTTCTCATTGTGATGGGTGTGTGGGAGTTCATGGCCGCCCCATTGGAATGGACGGCTGATGATGGACTCTACGAATACTTGGATTTCGTAGACGCCACCGACCACCATAATGGCGTGAAGGTCTGGAAGCAGCTTGGAGCTGCTTTTGGCAACTGTGCAGCTGGAGTTCTTGTAACCAGCCTGTTTTGTCTTGCAGGAACTACGGTGGAGTTTTACTCCTACACTATATTCATGATCCTAACCGTCCCTACAGCCGCCCTGCTTCCAATCTACCTCCGCAAGCGTGAGCGACCAACTAGTACAGGCTTGAAGGCACTACAATTGGTTTATGGGAACTCGCAGGCGATACTTTGTGCCGTCACTGTTATTCTGATGGGCATGGTGAACTCAGCCGTGTCAGATTTCCTCTTATGGCACATGCAGGACTGCGGTGCCACGGAAATCCACATGGGCATCTCTTTAGCCTTGGCGCACTTAAGCCAAGCTAGCTTTGCTCCAATCGCTGGCCATCTCTCCCGGTTTCTGAAGTACCACGGTTGGTTACTAGTCCTCGCTGTTGTTAGTTTAGCCCTGCAGTGTCTTTACTACTCCTTTCTGTGGGGCCCGTGGGCTGTGATACCCGCTCAACTGCTGGCAGGCTTCAGCACCGGCGCCCTCTGGTGGTCCATATCATCACAGAGCGAAGACATCGCTACTCCCGGCACTGAAAAGACCATTATAAAGCTGTTTGAGGTACTTTCTCTGGAGCTGGGAGCAACGTTTGGCAGTCTGGCGGCTGGGTTTGTGGTGCAAAAGTTTGGCCTCCGAGTGCTTTTCCAAGGCACCGCGGTCATTCTGGCTTTGTGGAGCAGCGCTGTTGCCTTACTCAAGTGGAAGATTCCTCGGCAGCGCCGGATAAACTACTCACGGCTGCTGGCCACTGACACCGAGATGAGCGAGTCGGAGTCAGATCAGGAGAAAGACTGGCTTGAGACGGCTATGGAAGACACTATGGACAATAACAAGTGGACAATAAATAAGTCTTAA
- the LOC132148885 gene encoding phosphoinositide 3-kinase regulatory subunit 6-like: MEEAFGGVSSVVESSLYHNVHSILRELDCEPQAGSASNKGMLRWTLHNRVDRNPSVSVPLLRVLIKELEKAERIDSKIRIIPLLHTLVYTVLQSVFIPEDLYRRMYFCLKGLVTLPVPYCAIALYYAKQMKMEQNAPGILYQRRVSAEHNLCSDLYPFHEKVFVFVDPAVFPLSLVNALKADVECTDPGRDPLIFKRRVLLHTLLAGFGKKCQVDQLAQSLEHLGEELELHFQDLVTILEQRTEDGASDDIQYKTRLQEIYQDILTAPKDRSRPASPAETQLPIPEVSFHVWNKEDDIWNELVNFALMVPADRNSACLDEDDLKRSSVVSTVSTDSGIEGDMPISELSSIMLESQGSSEEHSSSQSFYRRPCVRCPKAGNRLTLMMEAIRGNGGCSLTKEEKNLTARILVMGDDRTLGRLAKTLHTIRKREARHLLLTKRVNIEIYYIPVTDQTLSPVQEGAPEDMLTLAGYLGRVDPWYDCNINGLGAMILKLAQMKSTQSESSDPNTFLLDIISYYTRVSQHPVHLPIYSVKICFSGLSSSTVEEVFVAQLAMDFPEVKRCRATFKDTIKGSVRYKKYNPQEFNGAVVSVNYTKASISDREKEMGMSLQISGMLINVLPSCRVRSLHSVSISFQDINPSRPSRNSFRAVSASIRVLEAQTFTVCLDKDPRKTYEKVQSIEVSPCLDPGYSHQPSTKSKYSLGERSEPLGKYVNKTLTLPINTFCGIEQ, from the exons ATTGTGAACCTCAGGCTGGATCAGCCAGCAATAAAG gCATGTTGAGATGGACTCTGCATAACAGGGTGGACAGAAATCCATCTGTCAGTGTCCCTCTTTTGAGGGTTCTCATAAAAGAGCTTGAAAAG GCGGAGAGAATCGATTCCAAGATTCGCATTATTCCTTTACTTCACACACTTGTCTACACAGTCCTACAG TCTGTATTTATTCCGGAAGATCTATATCGAAGGATGTATTTTTGCTTGAAAGGTTTAGTTACATTACCTGTACCCTACTGTGCAATCGCTCTCTACTATGCAAAGCAAATGAAAATGGAACAAAATGCACCAG gAATACTGTATCAGAGGAGAGTCAGTGCCGAACACAATCTATGCAGTGATCTTTATCCATTCCATGAGAA GGTGTTTGTGTTTGTGGATCCCGCAGTGTTTCCCCTGTCTCTGGTGAATGCGCTCAAGGCTGACGTGGAGTGCACAGACCCTGGTAGAGACCCGCTGATCTTCAAACGCAGAGTTTTACTGCACACACTGCTAGCTGGATTTGGAAAAAAGTGCCAGGTTGACCAGCTCGCACAGTCCCTAGAG CATTTAGGTGAAGAGCTGGAGCTGCACTTCCAGGATCTCGTCACCATCCTAGAGCAGAGAACAGAAGATGGAGCTTCTGACGATATCCAGTACAAAACAAGATTGCAAGAGATCTACCAAGACATCCTGACTGCTCCAAAAG ATCGGTCGCGTCCAGCCTCGCCGGCAGAGACTCAGCTGCCCATTCCTGAGGTCAGCTTCCACGTCTGGAACAAAGAGGATGACATAT GGAATGAGCTGGTTAACTTTGCACTGATGGTTCCTGCGGACCGAAACTCTGCTTGTCTGGATGAGGATGACCTGAAGCGTAGCTCGGTCGTGTCCACCGTGTCCACAGACAGTGGCATAGAGGGAGACATGCCCATCAGTGAGCTCTCCTCCATAATGCTGGAGTCTCAGGGCAGCTCAGAGGAGCACAGCAGCTCTCAGTCCTTCTACAGGAGGCCGTGTGTGCGATGTCCCAAAGCTGGCAACAGATTGACACTCATGATGGAGGCCATTAGGGGAAATGGAGGATGCAGTCTTACTAAAGAGGAAAAGAACCTCACGGCTCGGATCCTTGTAATGGGTGACGACAGAACGCTAGGACGGCTCGCCAAGACTCTCCACACTATAAG GAAAAGGGAGGCACGACATCTGCTGCTGACAAAGAGAGTTAATATAGAGATTTATTACATTCCAGTGACTGACCAGACACTTTCTCCTGTTCAG GAGGGTGCTCCTGAAGACATGCTGACATTGGCAGGATATTTGGGAAGGGTGGATCCGTGGTATGACTGTAATATCAACGGTTTGGGAGCCATGATTCTAAAACTTGCCCAGATG AAGTCAACTCAGAGTGAATCTTCGGACCCCAACACCTTTCTGCTAGATATCATCTCATACTACACACGTGTCAGCCAGCATCCGGTGCACCTACCCATCTACTCTGTCAAG ATCTGCTTCTCAGGCCTCAGCAGCAGCACAGTGGAGGAGGTGTTTGTGGCTCAACTcgccatggactttccagaggtCAAACGCTGCAGAGCCACATTTAAAGACACAATTAAAG GTTCAGTGCGTTACAAAAAATACAACCCCCAAGAATTTAATGGTGCAGTCGTGTCAGTTAATTATACAAAG GCCTCAATAAGTgacagagaaaaggagatgggAATGTCTTTGCAGATAAGTGGCATGTTGATCAATGTCTTGCCTTCCTGCAGAGTCAGAA GTCTACATAGTGTCAGCATAAGTTTCCAAGATATCAATCCCTCAAGACCCAGCAGA AATTCATTTCGAGCTGTTAGCGCCAGTATCAGAGTTCTGGAGGCGCAGACATTCACAGTATGTTTGGATAAAGACCCACGTAAAACATACGAGAAGGTCCAGAG CATTGAAGTTTCTCCATGCTTGGACCCGGGATACTCTCATCAGCCGAGTACAAAATCAAAGTACAGTTTGGGAGAGCGAAGTGAACCACTGGGCAAATATGTCAACAAGACCCTCACGCTACCGATCAACACCTTCTGTGGCATTGAGCAATGA